Proteins from one Pleuronectes platessa chromosome 16, fPlePla1.1, whole genome shotgun sequence genomic window:
- the LOC128459072 gene encoding zinc finger protein OZF isoform X1 — MRNMSAVQLLRVSVHARITAAAEDFLLVVEKGGGKAQVPELRALLTERLEAAGEEILAGLEETLAEYEDRMEQTERSEREICRQRRLLDAVMQPVVRLRRAVSPADVQQLMVNKEEVPPEQQQWSTLVDQEDQEPPNLKEEQEEPWTNQDGQQLQGLEEADIRFTLTPVAVKSEEDEEKLKTSKLHLSETKENRADCGGPEPARNLSPDGRLQPGPEDKTEDSSETEESEDDWMETREPQSDLNTSNNKQPLSDIGCKSEKKLFSCSECGKIFNQMGHVNSHMRKHTGEKPFSCPESECGNRYRDRSSLNIHMRSHTGENQFSCPECGKRFNKRGHLNSHMRGHTGEKPFRCPECGKRYRDRNNLNIHMRSHTGEKPFSCSECDKRFNQRDQLNRHMSSHTGEKPFCCPESECGKRFRDRSVLNIHMRSHTGENQFSCPECGKRFNKRGHLNTHIRSHTGEKPFSCSECGKGFNQRGHLTAHMRCHTGEKPFSCSECGKSCNTRSNLNSHMRCHTGEKPFSCPECGKRYSDRSNLNKHKRSHTGEKPIS, encoded by the exons ATGAGGAACATGTCcgccgtgcagctgctgcgggtgtcggtACATGCGCGGATCACTGCTGCCGCTGAAGACTTCCTGCTCGtggtggagaaaggaggaggaaaggctcAAGTCCCGGAGCTGAGAGCGCTGCTCACCGAGCGGCTCGAGGCCGCGGGGGAGGAGATCCTCGCGGGGCTTGAGGAAACCTTGGCAGAGTACGAAGACAGAATGGAGCAGACAGAGCGATCCGAGCGGGAGATCtgccgccagaggaggctgctcgatgccgtgatgcagcccgtagtccggctgcgcagagcag tgagtcctgcagacgtccagcaactgatggtgaataaagaagaggttccccctgagcagcagcagtggagcacccttgtggaccaggaggaccaaGAGCCCCCCAACttaaaagaggaacaggaggaaccgtggaccaatcaggatggacagcagcttcaaggactggaggaggctgatatcaggttcacattgactcctgtcgctgtgaagagtgaagaagatgaagagaaacttaaaaCGTCAAAGCTTCATCTGAGTGAGACGAAGGAGAACAGAgcggactgtggaggaccagaaccagccaggaacttAAGTCCTGATGGACGTTTACAACCAGGTCctgaggacaagactgaagactcttctgagactgaagaaagtgaggatgattggatggagaccagggaACCTCAGAGTGATTTAAATACAAGCaataacaaacagcctctaagtGATATTGGATGTAagtcagaaaaaaaattgtttagttgctctgagtgtggtaaaatatttaaccaaaTGGGCCATGTAAATTCACATATGAGGAagcatacaggagagaaaccgtttagttgcccTGAGTCTGAGTGTGGTAACAGATATAGAGATAGGAGCAGTCTAAAcatacatatgaggagtcatacggGAGAGAACCAGTTTAGTTgccctgagtgtggtaaaagatttaacaaaaGGGGCCATCTAAATTCACATATGAGgggtcatacaggagagaaaccgtttaggtGCCccgagtgtggtaaaagatataGGGACAGGAAcaatctaaatatacatatgaggagtcatacaggagagaaaccgtttagctgctctgagtgtgataaaagatttaaccaaagggaCCAACTAAATAGACATATGAgtagtcatacaggagagaaaccgttttgTTGCCCTGaatctgagtgtggtaaaagatttagagATAGGAGCgttctaaatatacatatgaggagtcatacaggagagaaccAGTTTAGTTGCCCTGAGTGTGGTAAACGATTTAACAAAAGGGgccatctaaatacacatatcaggagtcatacaggagagaaaccgtttagttgctctgagtgtggtaaaggaTTTAACCAAAGGGGCCATCTAACTGCACATATGCGgtgtcatacaggagagaaaccgtttagttgctctgagtgtggtaaaagttGTAACACAAGGTCAAATCTAAATTCACATATGAGgtgtcatacaggagagaaaccgtttagttgccctgagtgtggtaaaagatacAGCGATAGGAGCAATCTAAATAAACATaagaggagtcatacaggagagaaacctaTTAGTTGA
- the LOC128459072 gene encoding uncharacterized protein LOC128459072 isoform X2 — MRNMSAVQLLRVSVHARITAAAEDFLLVVEKGGGKAQVPELRALLTERLEAAGEEILAGLEETLAEYEDRMEQTERSEREICRQRRLLDAVMQPVVRLRRAGAL, encoded by the exons ATGAGGAACATGTCcgccgtgcagctgctgcgggtgtcggtACATGCGCGGATCACTGCTGCCGCTGAAGACTTCCTGCTCGtggtggagaaaggaggaggaaaggctcAAGTCCCGGAGCTGAGAGCGCTGCTCACCGAGCGGCTCGAGGCCGCGGGGGAGGAGATCCTCGCGGGGCTTGAGGAAACCTTGGCAGAGTACGAAGACAGAATGGAGCAGACAGAGCGATCCGAGCGGGAGATCtgccgccagaggaggctgctcgatgccgtgatgcagcccgtagtccggctgcgcagagcag gcgctttgtga